A single window of Pseudomonadota bacterium DNA harbors:
- a CDS encoding universal stress protein, producing MTPVLNTQSILIPTDFSANARRAVELGIEMARGTNARVHLFHVIETSVFGPTYIPQGGVILPESPDDVYKQLDALKAEVTAKVPEAEVVTAAAMGNPADEIVAHAEAEHVDLICISTHGRRGLKRQVLGSTTEAVVRRARCPVLSVHGATETQDGEAKG from the coding sequence GTGACGCCCGTGCTGAACACGCAAAGCATACTCATTCCCACCGATTTCTCGGCCAACGCCCGGCGCGCCGTCGAGCTCGGCATCGAGATGGCCCGCGGCACCAACGCCCGCGTGCACCTGTTCCACGTCATCGAGACGTCGGTCTTCGGCCCCACCTACATTCCCCAGGGGGGCGTGATCTTGCCGGAGAGCCCCGACGACGTGTACAAGCAGCTCGACGCCCTGAAGGCCGAGGTGACGGCAAAGGTGCCCGAGGCCGAGGTGGTGACCGCGGCCGCCATGGGCAACCCGGCCGATGAGATCGTAGCGCACGCCGAGGCCGAGCACGTCGATCTCATCTGCATCTCGACCCACGGTCGACGGGGGCTCAAGCGCCAGGTGCTGGGGAGCACCACCGAGGCCGTCGTGCGACGGGCGCGGTGCCCGGTGCTGAGCGTGCACGGCGCGACAGAGACGCAAGACGGCGAGGCGAAGGGCTGA